In Dromaius novaehollandiae isolate bDroNov1 chromosome 16, bDroNov1.hap1, whole genome shotgun sequence, one genomic interval encodes:
- the MC3R gene encoding melanocortin receptor 3, translated as MNTTHFALSFQPVLLNVTEDFNDSVLNNRSNDGFCEQVFIKAEVFLTLGIISLLENILVILAVLKNGNLHSPMYFFLCSLAVADMLVSMSNALETIMIAILSNGYLIIDDHFIQHMDNVFDSMICISLVASICNLLVIAIDRYITIFYALRYHSIMTVKKALTLIVVIWIACIICGIIFIAYSESKTVIVCLITMFFTMLFLMASLYVHMFLFARLHVKRIAALPVDGVPYQRTCMKGAVTITILLGVFIVCWAPFFLHLILIISCPMNPYCVCYTSHFNTYLVLIMCNSIIDPLIYAFRSLEMRKTFKEIVCCCYGMSVGQCML; from the coding sequence ATGAATACTACTCATTTTGCGCTTTCATTTCAGCCTGTGCTGCTTAATGTCACTGAAGACTTCAATGACTCAGTCCTCAACAACAGAAGCAATGATGGATTTTGTGAGCAGGTCTTCATAAAAGCTGAGGTCTTCTTGACTTTAGGTATCATCAGCCTGCTGGAAAACATCCTTGTCATTCTTGCAGTGCTGAAGAATGGAAACCTACACtctcccatgtacttcttcctttGTAGCTTGGCTGTGGCAGATATGTTAGTGAGCATGTCAAACGCTTTGGAGACTATCATGATTGCAATCCTGAGCAACGGCTATTTGATCATTGATGACCACTTTATTCAGCATATGGACAATGTTTTTGACTCAATGATTTGCATTTCTTTGGTAGCTTCAATTTGCAACCTCTTGGTTATAGCCATTGACAGGTACATAACTATTTTCTATGCTCTCCGTTACCACAGTATCATGACTGTGAAGAAAGCTTTAACTCTGATTGTGGTCATTTGGATTGCTTGTATCATCTGCGGCATCATATTCATTGCCTACTCAGAAAGCAAAACTGTCATTGTGTGTCTCATCACCATGTTCTTTACCATGCTATTTCTCATGGCCTCCCTTTATGTTCACATGTTCTTGTTTGCACGTCTGCACGTTAAGCGGATTGCAGCCCTACCTGTGGATGGGGTGCCCTATCAGCGTACCTGCATGAAGGGAGCTGTGACAATCACTATATTACTTGGTGTCTTCATTGTTTGCTGGGCACCTTTCTTCCTCCATCTCATTCTCATCATTTCATGCCCAATGAACCCCTACTGTGTCTGCTACACTTCACACTTTAATACCTATCTGGTCTTGATAATGTGCAACTCCATAATTGATCCACTCATTTATGCTTTCCGGAGTCTGGAGATGAGAAAGACTTTCAAAGAAATAGTGTGCTGCTGTTATGGCATGAGCGTGGGACAGTGCATGTTGTAA